Proteins encoded together in one Quercus lobata isolate SW786 chromosome 3, ValleyOak3.0 Primary Assembly, whole genome shotgun sequence window:
- the LOC115980936 gene encoding uncharacterized protein LOC115980936 — translation MSSAQSLKNIDINVYFGGHLYNPEGIDGFPFRGEGIECYYMMLRRKLKTLTDLKRKIMDELKLNPAWYDIKIIYRCPQEVLHERINYGYMAIKEDKHVKMMFSRIQKMPQVNAAELYVSLEASVDNSTEVVQETSTALQFTTLDDGCTTMGGYTLSSQDYVANTGGTLYSQETHLEEEDEDEDEDEDHAVNDGENNDDMDQYEERIERGDFENDVDEHEVVPNFEEENMEYHDEGDADDDDIGVQHDTDTTTGYRPPADSFYANTWENMVDPSRLQIPYLCTWQDGMHFCKGLTFANKAAVKRALIIYAAKDNRNFSIQRSSTTELCAACIDDNCKWYVGAYMKPKFNGLWMVTSYVGPHSCIPFGLRRDGRMMDSNFVASEIVGRLRKKHTATVDELWEIIRTKYDHELSYYKVWDAKQKAIAKIFGDWEESYQRLRKLLLAYLDQDSGTQYSYHTIPKPLEGTTLLRYVYWAFAPCIAAFQYCRPVISIDGTHLYGKYKGVLMIAMATDANQKVLPIAFAVVDKESGASWGWFLECFRTSIERVIENKDICIISDRHKGIKCAIREWPRGQDRRERVYHRYCLRHVASNFNTHFNNPTLKALALKAGYATHDAKFVSIMQTIKEAEINLLRGVDPTDRRIIRYMPYTYLMSEDVDKWTQSHDGGRRYGAMTTNISECFNGVLKGARGLPIAAMVEFTYFKLVAYFHDRHKQITSDLSRGKVWSDYAMEIYNKNEQKIAGHTLRNYNHAEGIYQVVTPYNDHRAGGGNHSHDVRIFDRTCGCGKWQNLKIPCSHAIKVLKALHLDAPSYIDPCYSLNNAILTYSHNFVVPKSESLWRDVRGPRWVPDPRLLRAKGRPTMSRIRNEMDGVRRERGSRREDPELREIQPRQRCTVCHQEGHNRRCCPNSHGASTSGSAMN, via the exons ATGTCAA GTGCACAATCTTTGAAGAATATTGACATAAATGTATACTTCGGTGGACACCTTTACAATCCTGAAGGGATTGACGGATTCCCATTTAGAGGGGAGGGTATCGAATGCTACTACATGATGTTACGTCGTAAGTTGAAGACGTTGActgatttgaagaggaaaataatggacgaattgaaattgaaccctgcttggtatgacatcaagattatttatcgtTGCCCACAAGAAGTTCTTCATGAACGGATAAATTATGGGTATATGGCGATTAAAGAAGATAAACATGTAAAGATGATGTTTAGTAGGATCCAGAAAATGCCCCAAGTAAATGCTGCTGAGTTGTATGTAAGTTTGGAGGCGAGTGTAGACAACAGTACTGAGGTGGTGCAAGAAACATCTACGgctttacaatttacaaccCTAGATGATGGATGCACTACAATGGGAGGTTATACGCTCTCATCTCAAGATTATGTTGCGAATACTGGTGGAACCCTCTACTCTCAAGAGACACATTTAGAggaggaagacgaagacgaagacgaagacgaagatcaTGCTGTGAATGAtggtgaaaataatgatgatatggATCAGTACGAAGAGAGGATTGAGCGAGGTGACTTTGAGAACGATGTGGATGAGCATGAAGTCGTTCCtaattttgaagaggaaaatatggagtaccatgatgaaggtgatgcagatgatgatgatattggtGTCCAGCATGATACAGATACGACCACTGGCTACAGACCTCCTGCGGACTCATTCTACgcaaatacttgggaaaatatggttgatccttcacGTCTTCAGATACCATATCTTTGTACTTGGCAAGATGGGATgcatttttgtaaagggttgacttttgcaaataaagCTGCGGTGAAGCGTGCATTGATAATATACGCAGCAAAGGATAATAGAAATTTCTCCATCCAAAGGTCGAGCACAACTGAATTGTGCGCCGCATGCATTGACGACAATTGCAAGTGGTACGTTGGGGCATACATGAAGCCTAAATTCAATGGTCTGTGGATGGTCACGTCTTATGTGGGTCCACACAGTTGTATACCCTTTGGGCTGCGAAGAgatggtagaatgatggattctaattttgttgcatCAGAAATTGTGGGAAGATTGCGAAAAAAGCACACTGCTACTGTTGATGAGCTTTGGGAGATCATCCGTACTAAGTATGATCATgagctttcttactataaagtatgggacgcaaaacaaaaggcaattgctaagatttttggggattgggaggagtcttaccaaaggttgcGAAAGTTGTTGTTGGCATACTTGGATCAGGATTCGGGTACCCAGTATAGCTATCACACCATACCTAAGCCATTAGAAGGTACTACGTTACTGCGCTATGTATATTGGGCATTCGCTCCATGCATTGCTGCATTCCAGTATTGCAGGCCAGTGATCAGTATTGATGGAACTCATTTATATGGTAAATACAAAGGGGTATTGATGATTGCAATGGCAACCGATGCTAATCAAAAGGTTTTGCCTATCGCCTTTGCTGTTGTGGACAAGGAGTCAGGGGctagttgggggtggtttttaGAGTGTTTCAGGACTTCGATAGAGCGTGTTATTGAAAATAAGGACATTTGCATTATTTCTGACCGACATAAAGGTATCAAATGCGCCATTCGAGAGTGGCCTAGAGGGCAAGACAGAAGAGAACGGGTATATCATcgatattgccttcgacatgttgctagcaacttcaacacacATTTTAATAACCCGACTCTAAAGGCATTGGCCTTGAAAGCTGGATATGCGACTCATGATGCTAAATTTGTGTCCATAATGCAAACCATTAAGGAGGCCGAGATTAATTTACTGAGGGGTGTAGACCCTACTGATCGCCGGATTATACGTTATATGCCATACACATATCTAATGAGTGAGGATGTAGACAAATGGACccagtcacatgatggtggaagacgttacggggcaatgacaaccaatatctCTGAGTGCTTTAATGGGGTTCTTAAAGGTGCCCGCGGTTTGCCCATTGCTGCAATGGTTGAGTTCACTTATTTTaaacttgttgcatatttccacgatcgacataaacaaattacttcTGATCTCTCTCGAGGTAAGGTGTGGAGTGATTATGCAATGGAgatctataacaaaaatgagCAGAAAATTGCAGGACACACTCTGAGGAATTATAATCATGCAGAGGGTATATATCAAGTGGTTACCCCGTATAACGACCATAGAGCTGGAGGGGGAAATCACAGTCATGATGTGCGCATATTTGATAGAACCTGTGGTTGTGGAAAGTGGCAAAACTTGAAGATCCCTTGTTCGCATGCAATTAAAGTTCTTAAAGCTCTGCATCTCGATGCGCCCAGCTATATTGACCCATGTTACAGTCTGAACAACGCCATTCTCACATATTCACATAattttgtggtgccaaagtcAGAGTCATTATGGAGAGACGTTCGCGGACCACGGTGGGTGCCTGACCCACGATTGTTGCGGGCCAAAGGTCGTCCTACGATgtcaagaataaggaatgaaatggatgggGTACGGCGAGAACGGGGAAGCCGGAGGGAAGATCCGGAGTTGAGGGAGATTCAACCGAGGCAACGATGTACAGTGTGTCATCAAGAGGGGCATAACCGTAGATGTTGTCCCAATTCCCATGGGGCTTCGACAAGTGGTAGTGCTATGAACTAG
- the LOC115979641 gene encoding N-acylneuraminate-9-phosphatase-like, producing MFLFFFNCRYVNDARPFWQYIVSYSTGCSDSQYFEELYNYYSTNKAWHLCDPDAENVFKALRKAGVKLGVVSNFDTRLRPLMRSLNCDHWFDAVAVSAEVEAEKPNPTIFLKACDLLGVKPEDAVHVGDDRRNDIWGATDAGCDAWLWGSEVHSFKELS from the exons atgtttttgtttttcttcaattGCAGATATGTCAATGATGCAAGGCCTTTCTGGCAATATATAGTCAGTTACTCCACTGGCTGTTCAGATTCCCAGTACTTTGAAGAACTTTACAACTACTATAGCACTAACAAG GCTTGGCACCTCTGTGATCCTGATGCTGAGAATGTATTTAAAGCTCTTAGGAAAGCAGGCGTGAAGTTGGGTGTTGTGTCAAATTTTGACACTCGGTTAAGACCTTTAATGCGATCTCTAAACTGTGACCATTGGTTTGATGCTGTGGCAGTTTCAGCTGAA GTTGAAGCAGAGAAGCCAAATCCAACAATATTTCTAAAAGCTTGTGATTTATTGGGAGTAAAGCCCGAGGATGCTGTACATGTAGGGGATGACCGTAGGAATGATATATGGGGTGCTACAGATGCAGGCTGTGATGCTTGGCTTTGGGGAAGTGAAGTTCACTCTTTTAAGGAG TTGTCATGA
- the LOC115980934 gene encoding 26S proteasome regulatory subunit 8 homolog A-like produces MIIYEASDVMEVSKEIPYHCLAVCTESGMFALWERRVDVTQEDFEMVVAKVHLERKYVVDIDKNIDITKITPSTRVALRNDSYVLHLILQSKVDPLAEICVILDYKVHLERKYVVDIDKNIDISKITPSTRDALRNDSYVLHLILQSNVDPVVNLMKVEKVPDSTYDMIGGLDQQIKEIKEVCLVYPFTFCI; encoded by the exons ATGATTATTTATGAAGCATCTGATGTGATGGAAGTATCTAAAGAAATTCCATATCATTGCCTG gCTGTGTGCACAGAATCTGGGATGTTTGCTCTGTGGGAGAGGAGGGTTGATGTAACACAAGAAGATTTTGAGATGGTAGTGGCAAAG GTTCATCTTGAACGGAAATATGTTGTTGACATTGATAAAAATATCGATATCACCAAGATAACTCCATCAACAAGAGTTGCTCTCCGTAATGACAGTTATGTGCTTCATTTAATCTTGCAAAGCAAAGTTGATCCATTG gCGGAAATATGTGTGATTTTGGATTACAAG GTTCATCTTGAACGGAAATATGTTGTTGACATTGATAAAAATATCGATATCTCCAAGATAACTCCATCAACAAGAGATGCTCTCCGTAATGACAGTTATGTGCTTCATTTAATCTTGCAAAGCAACGTTGATCCAGTGGTCAACCTCATGAAAGTTGAAAAGGTTCCAGATTCCACATATGACATGATTGGTGGTCTTGACCagcaaattaaagagataaaggaGGTTTGCCTCGTGTACCCTTTTACTTTCTGCATTTAA